From the Capnocytophaga sp. oral taxon 878 genome, the window TACACGAAGTTGTAAGAGCCATCATTCCTGCTACTAAGGCACGAACTAAAAATTTTAATCTCATAATATTGTTTATTTTTTGATTCGACGCTGCAAAGATACATATTATTTAGAAACAAACAAAATAATGTTTAGAAAAAATATAAAAAAGAAGACTGCTCCATCTAGGAGCAGTCTTCTTTTACCTTGTTAGATTTAGAATTTCAAAATTCTAAATATGTCTGTCAATCACATAATTCACCATTAAAGTAAGAGCTTCTTTGTAATCTGAAGAAGGAAAATCATCCAAAATACTGAGGGCTTTTTGCTGAAACTCTTTCATCTTAGTAGTAGCGTACTCTAATCCTTTGTGCTTTTTTACAAAGGTTATTACTTCTTTTACACGCTTTTTATCCTTATTATGATTTTTTACCGAGTTAATAAGCCAATCTTTTTCCTCTTTGCTACAAGTGTTTAATACATAAATAAGCGGTAAGGTCATTTTTTGCTCTTTAATATCAATACCAGTAGGTTTTCCTATAGCTTCGTCAGTATAATCAAAAAGATCATCTTTTATTTGGAAAGCCATACCTATGTGTTCACCAAAAAGACGCATTTTCTCAATAAGTTCATTCTCTTCAGGCTGTACTGAGCAAGCTCCCATAGCACAGCAAGCAGCTATAAGGGTAGCCGTTTTTTGTCGTATTACCTCGTAATACACCTCTTCTACAATATCTAGCCTACGCGCTTTTTCCATCTGTAACAGCTCACCTTCACTCATTTCACGTACAGCTACTGATATAATGCGCAATAAGTCAAAATCACCATTGTCTATGGAGAGTAATAACCCCTTAGAAAGTAGGTAATCGCCTACTAATACAGCTATTTTATTTTTCCATAAAGCATTAATTGAGAAAAATCCTCGTCTCTTATTACTGTCATCTACCACATCATCATGCACAAGGGTAGCAGTGTGAATAAGCTCAATAACTGAAGCTCCGCGGTAGGTACGGTCATTTACCTGCCCTCCCGATAACATTTTAGCTACCAAGAACACAAACATTGGGCGCATCTGCTTACCTTTCCTATTTACTATATAATAAGTAATACGGTTTAACAGTGCTACCTTTGATGCCATAGCTCCTTGAAACTTCTTTTCAAAAAGCTCCATCTCTTGCCTTATAGGTTCTTTTATTTGAGCTGTTATTTTCATTACACAACCTCAGGGGTATTATTTTCAGTAGGCTTGTTATTAATAGCTGCCAACGCTTTTTCCTCATCATCCTCTTCGGCCGAATGAGCATCTTTATATTTGCGTTTACCAAAAATATTCTCTAAGTCATCTCGGAATATTACTTCTCGCTCTAATAACAAGTTCGCCAAAGTAGTAAGTTTCTCCTTATTTTCACTCAGTATAGTAATAGCTCTTTGATACTGTTCCTCAATAATTTTTGATATTTCTTCATCTATAAGGTGTGCAGTGCGCTCGCTATAAGGCTTAGTGAAACTATAATCTGCTTGTGATGAATCATAATAGGTAAGGTTACCTATCTTTTCATTAAGTCCGTAGATAGTAACCATAGCACGTGCTTGCTTAGTTACCTTCTCAAGGTCACTAAGGGCTCCTGTTGATATTTTATCAAAAATAACTTTCTCAGCAGCACGTCCCCCAAGGGCAGCACACATCTCGTCCAATATCTGCTCAGTACGTACTATTTGTCGCTCTTCAGGTAAGTACCATGCCGCTCCTAATGATTGTCCTCGTGGCACAATAGTAACTTTTATCAGCGGAGCAGCATATTGTAATAGCCAGCTTACGGTAGCGTGTCCTGCTTCGTGAAAAGCTATTGCTTTGCGCTCTTCAGGAGTAAGTATTTTGCTTTTCTTTTCCAAGCCCCCTACTATTCTATCTACTGCATCCAAGAATTCTTGCTTGCTCACAGCAGTTTTACCTTTACGAGCAGCTATTAAGGCAGCTTCGTTACATACATTAGCTATATCCGCTCCCGAGAAACCTGGCGTTTGTTTCGCAAGAAAATCAATGTCCAGTGTTTCAGCAGTCTTTATAGGTTTTAGGTGTACATTAAATATTTGCTTGCGTTCCGTTAGGTTAGGTAGTTCCACATATATTTGTCGGTCAAACCTACCTGCGCGCATCAATGCTTTATCCAAAATATCTGCACGGTTCGTTGCTGCCAATACTATCACATTAGTGTGTGTCCCAAAACCATCCATCTCAGTAAGTAACTGGTTAAGTGTGTTTTCACGCTCATCGTTAGCACCAGTCATCATATTTTTACCACGTGCACGGCCTATTGCATCAATCTCATCTATAAATATAATTGCAGGAGCTTTCTCTTTAGCTTGTTTGAAAAGGTCTCGCACACGTGAGGCTCCTACCCCTACAAACATCTCCACAAAGTCAGAACCCGATAATGAGAAGAAAGGCACTTGCGCTTCACCTGCTACAGCTTTAGCAAGAAGTGTTTTACCAGTACCAGGAGGCCCTACCAGTAAAGCCCCTCGTGGTATCTTACCTCCCAATGAAGTATATTTATCCGGATTTTTAAGAAAATCTACAATCTCTTGCACCTCTTCTTTAGCTCCTTCCAAGCCTGCTACATCTTGAAAAGTAACACGTATTTCTTTCTTCTCGTCAAACATACGTGCTTTACTCTTCCCTATGCTAAAAATACCACTACCGCCACCGCCACCAGCCATACGGCGCATAACATATATCCATGCTCCTATGATAAGAATTATAGGAAGAATAGAAAGCAATAAGTCCGAAAATACATTCTGTTCACTCTTGTTTTCGCGGGTCGTATCAAGGTTATTCTCTTTTACTATCTGGTCAAAACGGTTCTCAAAGTTACTCAAATCACCCAACTCAAAACGATATTGGGCTACTTGTTCAGCTTTGCTGCTTTGTGATACAGCATTACCATTAGGACGCACATCTTTGTGCTCTTCTTTCTTAAGAGCATCAGGGGTAAGGTATACAGTAGCTTCTTTCTTATTAAGGATAATAATCTTTGATACATCTCCATTACTTAAGTATTCCTCAAATTTAGCTTGCGGAATTTCTTTAGGCTGCCACCAAAGGTTAGCTCCCGTATAATATTGAAATCCTAACAGAATTGCCAGCAAAACAGCATAAAGCCAATAAGCTGAAAACCGATTTTTTTTCTTATTTTCTGCCATATTTAATACTTAGTTTCTATATTAATGATTTTAGCATCTCCCCAAAGCCCCTCAAGGTCATAATGCTCACGAATACGGTTTTGAAATACGTGTACCACCACATCTACATAGTCAATAAGTATCCATTCAGCATTAGCTTCTCCCTCTACGTGCCAAGGGTGCTGATGCCCTTCTGCTTGGCTTACTACTTTTTGTATTGAGCCCGAAATAGCTGCTACTTGGGTATTAGATCCCCCACTACAAATGATAAAATAATCACACACCGTGTTCTCTACCTCACGCAAATCGAGTATAGTGATGTCGGCTCCTTTAACCTTTTCAATACCAGCTATGATATTAGTAATCAGATGATTTGAAGATAATTCTTTATTCAATGTTCTAATGTTTTACAGTTTAATTAAAATATTCATATTAAAAAACGTGCAAAGATACAAAATAATTATCAATTTACAATTAACAAACAACAAAAAAGTATTTTTATTCCTCTTCACCACACCCTTTTTCATCATTTATACCCTCCCTGCTTAATCTTTTTCCTCACCCAATCCTTACCTCCCAATACCCAATCACTAACGCAATCCTAAGCACAAAAAAACTATCTTAAATTCTCCCCAAAAAATAAATATAACATCAATAAGGACTGAACGAACGAATAACGAAGGATAAACGAACTATAAACGAAGGATAGTTTGTCAACTAATGCAGCTCACTATATCACCAAAAGAAAATGTGATGAAAGATATGTAAACCCCGAGTTCCTCTAAAATAACTAAGAAAAACAGAAAAAACTGCTATTTTTTACCTCCAAAACAGAAAAATATCATATCTCATTTTTCCTGTACAATAAGCACAAAGCATAAAAAAATCTGTTTTTAAGACACAGTTTTAAATGTCTCAAAAACAGATTTTTATATTTCATTCCAAAAAGAACTCTTCTCTCTTATTTCTTATCTAAACGGAATAACCCCCGGAATACGCTGGCTAAAACTTCTAAGCCTAAAATCATCATTAGTATCTCCCGTTATTTTGAAAATATTTTTACCCACATTAGGTATAGTAGGGTAGTAGGCAAATGAAAACTGTATCGCCCCAAAAGGCAGATAGTCATTAGTAATATAAAACCCTACTGAAAATTTCGAATACAAATCAGGTTTAGCCAAAACAATACGCCCCTGCCCAATAAACCCCAAATCAGCCGATAAAAACGGACTAATACGAAAACCTATAAGCTGAAAAGGAGCATAAATCTGCGTTTGCGAAGTAATCATTAGCTTGCGCGTACCCTCCAACATATCGCTATGAAAGCCCGCTATACCATAAGGTTCATTTAGGCTTATCCTTTTCGGCTGATATACAAACTCATTAAGACCAACAGAGAACGAAGCTTTCAAAAACTCTCTAAAATGCCACCCTCCTATATTGAAAAGCCTTGTAAAATGAGTCGCATCACCCCTAATAACTATTTCCTTTAAGCCCCCATCCACTACAAAGCTACCCATCTCCAACCCTATCGAATAGTACCGCTTCTTACTGTAATAAGCGTTAGACCCACCTACCGATAAGTAAGGCAACAACCTACCATATCGCCATACCATCCCCGAGGTAAGAAATACCGAATGCCCCAAGCTCACATCTTCAATATCACCATTTCTAAAAATATATCTATCTTTAGCAAAGCTACTACTGTTCAAACTGAACTGCGTGAGCAATATGTTTTCATTGCCATAATAAGCATCAGTGTCAGGCCTTTCACTACTATTGCGGTAGAAACTAGTGTTGCGAAAGTTTATCCCTACTATAAAACTGTTAATATGATTGTTATAAGATTTTTGCAGAGGCGTAACCCAGCTTCCAAAAGCATTAAATGATTTATTTAAGTAAGTAGGCTCATAGTTAGGCGAAGGGGCTTCAATAGGCTCATTAAACTCTCGTTCCGTACGAATATCACGCATTTCATAGTACGATAAGTTACCCGACCATCGTGCTAAAGGCGAATACAACGGACGATTAATATGAATCGATTTGCTGAAATAGTTATGATAATCATTGTAGTAAGCAGCACGCACATTTATGTATGAATTTCGAATATTGCGCAATGCATAACTAAACCCTTTTCCATTATTAGCCAACCCCGAAAACGACTGCTGGTACGTAACCGATGCCTCGTGTCCTAAGCCAAAAAGGTTTCTTTCACTCAGCCGAGTCCACCCACGGCTACCCGTAAGGTCACCGTCAAAGTACATTGTCCAAGCATCCAGAACATTCACTTTCACATCTACCGAGTCCGATAACATACTTGTAGGAACCGCCTCTATCACTACCCTACGCACATAGCGTTGGTTTCTCAGTAGGCGCTCACTTTCACTCAGTAGCAAAGTGTCCAAAGCAGTATTTTGCTTAAAAAGCAATTGCCTTCTTACGGTTCCTTCACGTGTTTTAATATGCAAAGCATTCCCATAGCGTTCCCATCTATTGCTAGGCTGCTTGCTCAGGTCTTTCTCATCAAACCCAAAGGGGTCAAGAGTTGTAATAACAATGTTTCTAATTATTTTCCCCTGATAAGAAGATTTTTTAAGGGGATTAGGCGAAGTGGTAATTATTGTAGAAGTAACTGTAGCAGAGGTAGTAGTCCCTGTAGCAGTATGTTCTTCTACTACTATCAGGTGGTCAAGGTTTTTTGTAACTTTATGTGAGCGTAAGTAATTACGTATACGCTGATATAAAGTTTTATTCTTAGCTACCCGTTCAGGTTTTATAGGGCGTACAATAGTATCTTTTGTTTGTAATGTATCAACTGTTTGGGCAAAACTTAAGGGTATTGCCAAAAAGAAATACAATATGAACACAAAAGCTCTTATCATCGTCTTTTTTGCTGAAAAAAATCTTTAAGTAGTAAAGTTGCTTCTTCGGCCAAAACTCCTGTAGTAATTTCAGTTTTAGGGTGTAATTTTCCTCCCATAGCAGTATAGCCACGGTGGGTATCGGCAGCAGCATACACCAACCTACTTAACTGGCTCCAATACAAGGCTCCTGCACACATAGCACAAGGCTCCAATGTGAGGTACATAGTGCAGCCAGTAAGGTATTTACCTCCTAAATAGTGGGCAGCCATAGTAATAGCCTGCATTTCAGCGTGTGCTGTTACATCATTTAGCCGTTCTGTAAGATTATGCGCACGAGCAATAATCTTATTATCTATGGTAATAATTGCCCCTACAGGTATTTCGTCTTCGTCAAAAGCCAATTGGGCTTCTTCCAAAGCTCTTTGCATATAATAAATATCCTCTTGTGTCAAAATTTAAAAGTTTTATTTCTGAAATTCTCTTACCATTACTCTACTTCCTCTTTTAACTCATTTTCACTGAAAGAATATGCTTTCAGTTACTAAAATCCAATCTTTGTAGAATCTAAAAAACACTTTGGATATAAACCATCAAAATGTTTTCCTTCCCAAAGTTTTTCTTT encodes:
- a CDS encoding polyprenyl synthetase family protein — its product is MKITAQIKEPIRQEMELFEKKFQGAMASKVALLNRITYYIVNRKGKQMRPMFVFLVAKMLSGGQVNDRTYRGASVIELIHTATLVHDDVVDDSNKRRGFFSINALWKNKIAVLVGDYLLSKGLLLSIDNGDFDLLRIISVAVREMSEGELLQMEKARRLDIVEEVYYEVIRQKTATLIAACCAMGACSVQPEENELIEKMRLFGEHIGMAFQIKDDLFDYTDEAIGKPTGIDIKEQKMTLPLIYVLNTCSKEEKDWLINSVKNHNKDKKRVKEVITFVKKHKGLEYATTKMKEFQQKALSILDDFPSSDYKEALTLMVNYVIDRHI
- the ftsH gene encoding ATP-dependent zinc metalloprotease FtsH, whose product is MAENKKKNRFSAYWLYAVLLAILLGFQYYTGANLWWQPKEIPQAKFEEYLSNGDVSKIIILNKKEATVYLTPDALKKEEHKDVRPNGNAVSQSSKAEQVAQYRFELGDLSNFENRFDQIVKENNLDTTRENKSEQNVFSDLLLSILPIILIIGAWIYVMRRMAGGGGGSGIFSIGKSKARMFDEKKEIRVTFQDVAGLEGAKEEVQEIVDFLKNPDKYTSLGGKIPRGALLVGPPGTGKTLLAKAVAGEAQVPFFSLSGSDFVEMFVGVGASRVRDLFKQAKEKAPAIIFIDEIDAIGRARGKNMMTGANDERENTLNQLLTEMDGFGTHTNVIVLAATNRADILDKALMRAGRFDRQIYVELPNLTERKQIFNVHLKPIKTAETLDIDFLAKQTPGFSGADIANVCNEAALIAARKGKTAVSKQEFLDAVDRIVGGLEKKSKILTPEERKAIAFHEAGHATVSWLLQYAAPLIKVTIVPRGQSLGAAWYLPEERQIVRTEQILDEMCAALGGRAAEKVIFDKISTGALSDLEKVTKQARAMVTIYGLNEKIGNLTYYDSSQADYSFTKPYSERTAHLIDEEISKIIEEQYQRAITILSENKEKLTTLANLLLEREVIFRDDLENIFGKRKYKDAHSAEEDDEEKALAAINNKPTENNTPEVV
- the rsfS gene encoding ribosome silencing factor, with protein sequence MNKELSSNHLITNIIAGIEKVKGADITILDLREVENTVCDYFIICSGGSNTQVAAISGSIQKVVSQAEGHQHPWHVEGEANAEWILIDYVDVVVHVFQNRIREHYDLEGLWGDAKIINIETKY
- a CDS encoding nucleoside deaminase; its protein translation is MQRALEEAQLAFDEDEIPVGAIITIDNKIIARAHNLTERLNDVTAHAEMQAITMAAHYLGGKYLTGCTMYLTLEPCAMCAGALYWSQLSRLVYAAADTHRGYTAMGGKLHPKTEITTGVLAEEATLLLKDFFQQKRR